One Aminobacterium mobile DSM 12262 genomic window carries:
- a CDS encoding DUF2993 domain-containing protein: MRRFPLYFVICFFITLLVVNTGFAATLPVMTPGRKLQYHFIKQLDPEKMVMIFDEEPGEEGYIRDVYMDLKGAVIGGVRIKSLVIRGSGIQLSPVHTWGEDGPEVEQILNIHAKGIIDENDINQNLLQKEFGDDDHWHNLQLDIHPGGIYAKGYYLVRMLFKLDILIEIESRLKIVDFQQIWLDQYTVRVNRVDIPAFITEKAVSQIQPLLDLSRFVFPLKLTSISYDDTSITLSSSREPEPFDGIIYQYEKGFSDPVVCSPKLKR; this comes from the coding sequence ATGAGACGATTTCCCCTCTATTTTGTAATATGTTTCTTTATAACATTATTGGTCGTTAACACAGGTTTTGCGGCTACGCTGCCCGTTATGACACCGGGACGAAAACTTCAATACCATTTTATAAAACAACTAGATCCTGAAAAAATGGTTATGATTTTCGACGAAGAGCCTGGAGAAGAGGGGTATATTCGCGACGTTTACATGGATCTTAAGGGAGCTGTTATAGGTGGGGTGCGAATTAAAAGCCTCGTTATACGAGGCTCGGGGATCCAGCTCTCTCCTGTTCACACATGGGGTGAAGACGGCCCTGAAGTAGAGCAGATATTGAATATTCACGCCAAAGGAATCATTGACGAAAACGACATTAACCAGAATCTTCTACAAAAAGAATTCGGAGACGACGATCATTGGCACAACCTTCAGCTCGATATTCATCCTGGTGGAATATATGCTAAAGGTTATTATCTGGTCCGAATGTTATTTAAACTTGATATCCTTATAGAGATAGAAAGTCGTTTGAAGATCGTAGATTTTCAACAAATATGGCTTGACCAATATACAGTACGGGTAAATCGAGTAGACATCCCAGCTTTCATTACGGAAAAGGCCGTATCCCAAATTCAGCCTCTTCTTGACTTAAGCCGTTTTGTCTTCCCCCTTAAGTTAACGTCCATATCCTATGATGATACGTCCATAACTCTTTCGAGTTCCAGAGAGCCAGAACCTTTTGACGGCATCATCTACCAATATGAAAAGGGGTTTTCTGACCCTGTGGTCTGCTCGCCCAAATTAAAGCGATAG
- a CDS encoding glucokinase encodes MLAADIGGTTSRLGLFMIGRESIELEGSLELKTAAFSSFFNLLKKAAEIDLRFSLAQVQGCVFAVPGPLEDEDVVVLTNVEWTIPVAVLRKQYPQISIEVVNDFVAQSYGCLAAQAEDMEVVQYGVPRKMSPLAVIGAGTGLGHSALFPWRNEEYIPVASEAGHTLISFYEKEKDFELFLKKRLSVPYITKEMAVSGRGLSLLHLFLTGRELSSPAVVAEISSTSLTTYFFASFYARACRDFALTILPMHGLFISGGVAVSNPWLVNNDFFREEFNFSLTHSSLLSRIPLYVLLREDMGLWGAARYGYYRFNLGEQTTGSENPFSYW; translated from the coding sequence ATTTTAGCGGCGGATATAGGTGGGACTACGAGTCGACTGGGACTTTTTATGATTGGAAGGGAAAGCATCGAATTGGAAGGTTCTTTAGAACTGAAAACTGCGGCATTTTCTTCTTTCTTTAACCTTTTAAAAAAAGCAGCAGAGATAGACCTGCGGTTTTCCTTGGCGCAGGTTCAGGGATGTGTTTTTGCTGTCCCGGGGCCGTTAGAAGATGAAGATGTGGTTGTTCTTACCAATGTAGAATGGACTATACCTGTGGCAGTTCTTCGTAAGCAATACCCACAGATTTCTATAGAGGTAGTAAATGATTTTGTGGCCCAGAGCTATGGGTGTCTCGCTGCTCAAGCTGAGGATATGGAAGTTGTACAATATGGGGTTCCTCGAAAGATGTCTCCTCTTGCTGTGATAGGAGCGGGAACGGGATTAGGGCATAGTGCTCTCTTCCCTTGGAGAAACGAAGAGTATATTCCAGTTGCTTCTGAGGCTGGGCATACCCTCATCTCTTTTTATGAGAAAGAAAAAGACTTCGAGCTTTTTCTGAAAAAACGATTGAGTGTCCCCTATATAACAAAAGAAATGGCTGTTTCTGGGAGGGGGCTTTCTCTGCTTCATTTATTTCTCACCGGTCGAGAGCTATCTTCTCCTGCTGTTGTGGCTGAAATATCCTCTACATCACTTACAACTTATTTTTTTGCTTCGTTCTATGCCAGGGCTTGCAGAGATTTTGCATTGACGATACTCCCCATGCACGGTCTCTTTATCAGCGGAGGTGTTGCCGTTTCCAACCCGTGGTTAGTCAATAACGATTTCTTTAGAGAAGAGTTTAATTTCTCTCTTACTCATTCAAGTCTTTTATCTCGCATCCCACTGTATGTTTTGCTTAGAGAGGATATGGGACTATGGGGTGCGGCGCGATATGGGTACTATCGCTTTAATTTGGGCGAGCAGACCACAGGGTCAGAAAACCCCTTTTCATATTGGTAG
- a CDS encoding MBL fold metallo-hydrolase: protein MMNFYPIDASLATFHRALEFEGGTLDLIDLPLSLPGFSHFLSSWLLRDEKKGRTILVDPGPTSTLPKLLNALKSVGVSCIDYIVLTHIHIDHAGGVGNLLKYFPESKVVAPNRGVKHLIDPSRLQKASLKTLRQVALEYGEMAAVPADAIIPREDLTDILFVDTPGHAPHHHSFYYPLEGENPLLFAGEAAGVFWGDMEGKQFYMRPTTPPRFFFHSAMDSIKLLLRRPCSLLLYAHYGMVRHGDLFLKRSLEQLNEWREKVKREEGGAIPDLVDRILKEDPYVERFYEMSVDEQRRERYFITNSLRGIAEGLADEKKEGASS from the coding sequence ATGATGAACTTTTACCCTATTGATGCCTCTTTAGCTACATTTCATCGTGCGTTGGAATTTGAAGGAGGAACGTTAGATCTTATCGATCTTCCTCTTTCTCTCCCTGGCTTTAGCCACTTCCTTTCGTCGTGGCTTCTTCGGGATGAGAAAAAGGGAAGAACCATATTAGTAGACCCAGGCCCGACGTCCACTCTCCCAAAACTTTTAAATGCGTTAAAGAGCGTGGGTGTTTCGTGTATAGATTATATTGTTTTAACCCATATCCATATAGATCATGCCGGCGGAGTGGGAAACTTATTAAAATATTTCCCTGAGAGCAAAGTCGTAGCTCCAAATAGAGGGGTAAAGCATTTAATAGACCCATCTCGTCTTCAAAAAGCTAGCCTTAAAACATTGCGCCAAGTAGCTTTGGAGTATGGAGAAATGGCAGCTGTACCTGCAGATGCTATCATTCCGCGTGAAGATCTGACAGATATTCTTTTTGTGGATACTCCAGGGCACGCCCCCCATCATCATTCCTTTTATTATCCTTTAGAAGGTGAAAATCCTTTGCTTTTTGCAGGGGAAGCTGCAGGTGTTTTTTGGGGCGATATGGAAGGGAAGCAGTTTTATATGCGCCCTACAACGCCGCCGAGATTTTTCTTCCATTCCGCTATGGATTCCATTAAACTTCTCTTAAGAAGACCTTGTTCGTTACTACTTTATGCTCACTATGGAATGGTGCGTCATGGGGACCTTTTTTTAAAGCGATCATTAGAGCAACTTAATGAGTGGAGAGAAAAAGTGAAGAGAGAGGAAGGGGGGGCGATTCCTGATCTAGTTGATCGTATCTTAAAAGAAGATCCTTATGTGGAAAGATTTTATGAAATGTCTGTGGATGAGCAGCGTCGAGAGCGATATTTTATTACTAACAGTCTTCGCGGGATAGCAGAAGGGCTCGCTGACGAGAAAAAAGAAGGAGCTTCTTCATGA
- a CDS encoding type III PLP-dependent enzyme, with protein sequence METSRHYEFDIERYMPREKFEEIKAFAGNKETPCLIVDLDKIEEQFDSLQKGMPFAKIYYAVKANPLDDVVKLLVEKGSCFDIASVYELNQVLALGATPDRVSYGNTIKKAKDIAYAYEKGVRLFATDSENDLYKLAQNAPGSKVFFRILTDGSGADWPLSRKFGAHPDTIYKLIIMAKGLGLVPYGVSFHVGSQQRDLGQWDHAISTCKYLFDAVAEKGIKLKMINLGGGFPSKYIYPTVGPDVYGTEITRYLKEDFGEDLPEILLEPGRYMAGDAGVLVSEVVLVSRKSEYNQYRWVYLDVGKFGGLIETLDESIKYPIYVEKTGLTQEVILAGPTCDSMDILYEQEKYELPLTLEEGDRVYIFTTGAYTQSYSSIYFNGFPPLAAYILPRGSHKEK encoded by the coding sequence GTGGAAACATCCCGTCACTACGAATTTGATATCGAGCGGTATATGCCCCGAGAGAAATTCGAAGAAATAAAGGCTTTTGCTGGCAACAAAGAAACCCCTTGTCTTATTGTGGATTTAGACAAGATAGAAGAGCAGTTCGACTCTCTTCAAAAAGGGATGCCCTTTGCGAAAATTTATTACGCTGTAAAAGCTAATCCGCTTGATGACGTGGTGAAGCTGCTCGTAGAAAAGGGCAGCTGTTTCGATATTGCTTCAGTCTATGAGCTGAATCAGGTTCTAGCCCTTGGAGCAACACCGGATCGTGTCAGTTATGGTAACACAATTAAGAAAGCAAAAGACATTGCTTATGCATATGAAAAAGGAGTTCGCCTTTTTGCCACAGACTCGGAAAACGACCTCTACAAGCTCGCCCAAAATGCTCCCGGCTCTAAGGTCTTTTTCCGGATTCTCACTGATGGAAGCGGGGCCGACTGGCCTCTTTCCAGGAAATTCGGAGCCCATCCTGACACTATTTACAAGCTTATTATTATGGCGAAAGGGTTGGGATTGGTTCCCTATGGAGTTTCATTTCACGTGGGTTCTCAACAGAGAGACCTGGGTCAATGGGACCATGCCATATCCACATGCAAATACCTTTTTGATGCAGTAGCTGAAAAAGGGATAAAGCTTAAAATGATCAATTTGGGCGGAGGGTTCCCTTCAAAATATATTTACCCTACCGTCGGCCCTGATGTATACGGCACTGAAATAACTCGTTATCTAAAGGAAGATTTTGGTGAAGACCTCCCCGAAATTCTTCTCGAGCCCGGCCGCTATATGGCTGGCGATGCAGGAGTTTTGGTTTCAGAAGTAGTTCTTGTCTCAAGAAAATCTGAATATAATCAATATCGTTGGGTCTATCTCGACGTTGGCAAGTTTGGTGGGCTTATTGAAACATTGGATGAATCGATTAAATACCCGATTTATGTAGAAAAAACAGGGTTGACTCAAGAAGTAATATTGGCCGGTCCCACATGTGACAGTATGGACATCCTTTACGAGCAAGAAAAATATGAACTGCCATTAACCTTAGAGGAAGGTGACCGTGTCTACATTTTTACTACTGGTGCCTATACTCAAAGTTACTCGTCTATTTACTTTAATGGGTTCCCACCTCTGGCAGCTTACATCTTACCTCGGGGGTCTCATAAGGAGAAGTAA
- the speE gene encoding polyamine aminopropyltransferase has translation MERRGKRFNQIWLTEEQTPNMKLSLRVNRVLVNKKSDYQEILLVETAEYGRMLVLDGAIQIGEREEFCYSEMMAHIPLCAHPDPKHVLIVGGGDGGVLREVLRHKNVEKAVLIDIDSDVIEAAKEYLPTLSCAMDDPRAEIRSEDALSYIRSVSECFDVAIVDSTDPVDFAAGLFESSFYEEVKKALKKDGIIIAQTESPFSDTKIMIEAYKNMKSVYPITSLCWGAMPTYPSGMWTYTIGSREVDPSTPRHTVPEGTKYYTRDIHKAAFVLPPFLKDLLHDK, from the coding sequence TTGGAACGCCGGGGGAAAAGATTTAACCAGATATGGCTAACGGAAGAGCAGACTCCAAATATGAAGTTGAGCTTAAGGGTAAATCGCGTACTTGTAAACAAGAAATCCGATTACCAAGAAATCCTGCTTGTGGAAACGGCAGAGTATGGTCGGATGCTTGTTCTTGATGGCGCTATACAAATAGGGGAAAGAGAGGAATTCTGCTATTCAGAGATGATGGCTCATATCCCTCTCTGTGCCCATCCCGATCCCAAACACGTACTTATAGTAGGAGGGGGAGACGGTGGGGTTCTTCGCGAGGTTCTTCGACATAAAAACGTAGAAAAAGCTGTCCTCATCGATATTGATAGCGACGTTATTGAAGCAGCAAAGGAATATCTTCCTACTCTTAGTTGCGCTATGGATGACCCTAGAGCAGAAATACGTTCTGAAGATGCTTTATCCTATATACGTTCCGTCTCTGAATGTTTTGACGTGGCCATTGTCGACAGTACAGACCCTGTGGACTTTGCCGCAGGACTTTTCGAATCGAGTTTTTATGAAGAGGTGAAAAAGGCTCTTAAGAAAGATGGAATAATAATTGCCCAGACAGAGTCTCCATTCTCCGATACGAAGATTATGATAGAAGCATATAAAAACATGAAAAGTGTCTATCCAATAACATCCTTGTGTTGGGGAGCTATGCCTACATATCCATCAGGGATGTGGACATATACTATCGGTTCGAGAGAAGTCGACCCATCGACTCCAAGGCACACCGTGCCAGAAGGAACTAAATATTACACTCGCGACATTCACAAAGCAGCTTTTGTTTTGCCTCCTTTTTTAAAGGATCTTCTTCATGATAAATAA
- a CDS encoding sodium-dependent transporter, with translation MENTGKPREGFSSGLAVFFASLGSAVGLGNIWKFPYLTGSNGGGAFLFVYFICILFVGIPVLLCEWYIGRRTRHNAIGAFESLKPGSLWKGVGVMGVLSAYLVMFFYTCVAGWVYFYCFKALTGAFASISAESVEGLFGEVIGVGTAGQSFFSKAVLSPIFWQFIVLCVVGFGISMGVRGGIERITKTLMPLLFVLIVICDIRALTLPGAGEGIRFLFHIDFSRITPSVALSALGLAFFKLSLAMGIMITYGSYFTEDVHLFKTAGKIAFSDTLVSMLAGLAIFPTVFSFGMEPSAGPGLLFMTIPLVFSKMPFGTVLLAAFFLLTSFAATTALLSLMEVPVAFWSEEFKMSRKKATFMNCLFIGLVGITATLSVDSSSLLGGIKLFGDGFFDFYDHLSSNIIMPLGGLLIAIFVGYFSKKEDVAYELSNHGTLENGFYVRFFSFVIRYVSPALLVIILLNTIGIISF, from the coding sequence GTGGAGAACACGGGTAAGCCCAGAGAAGGCTTTTCGTCAGGACTCGCAGTCTTTTTCGCCTCTTTAGGGTCGGCAGTTGGTCTGGGTAACATCTGGAAATTCCCCTATTTGACAGGGTCAAATGGTGGCGGCGCTTTTCTTTTTGTCTATTTTATATGCATTCTTTTTGTAGGCATACCAGTCCTTCTCTGTGAGTGGTATATAGGCCGGCGTACCCGACACAATGCCATAGGTGCTTTTGAAAGTTTAAAACCAGGATCCCTTTGGAAGGGAGTCGGCGTAATGGGGGTCCTCTCGGCCTATCTAGTTATGTTCTTTTATACATGTGTTGCAGGCTGGGTTTATTTCTATTGCTTCAAAGCTCTTACAGGTGCGTTTGCTTCTATTAGTGCCGAGAGTGTTGAGGGGCTTTTTGGTGAGGTTATTGGGGTAGGGACAGCTGGGCAGTCTTTCTTTTCGAAGGCTGTTCTTTCCCCTATCTTTTGGCAGTTTATAGTGCTTTGTGTTGTTGGATTTGGCATCTCTATGGGTGTGCGCGGTGGAATAGAGCGAATTACTAAGACTCTTATGCCGCTGCTTTTTGTTCTTATCGTAATTTGTGACATCCGGGCCCTAACTTTGCCTGGCGCTGGAGAGGGTATTCGATTTCTTTTTCATATAGATTTTTCTCGGATTACCCCTTCAGTGGCCTTAAGCGCTTTGGGGTTAGCTTTCTTTAAATTGTCTCTAGCTATGGGTATTATGATCACGTATGGTTCTTATTTTACCGAGGATGTTCACCTTTTTAAAACAGCTGGGAAAATCGCTTTTTCAGATACGCTCGTCTCTATGTTGGCGGGACTGGCCATCTTCCCAACAGTTTTTTCTTTTGGAATGGAGCCATCGGCGGGGCCTGGCCTTCTGTTTATGACTATTCCGCTGGTTTTCTCAAAAATGCCCTTTGGAACGGTTTTACTTGCCGCTTTCTTTTTACTAACGTCTTTTGCTGCTACAACGGCTCTTCTTTCTCTTATGGAAGTTCCAGTAGCTTTCTGGTCTGAAGAGTTCAAGATGTCTAGAAAGAAAGCAACCTTTATGAACTGTCTTTTTATTGGACTGGTCGGTATTACTGCGACTCTTTCTGTAGATAGTTCAAGTCTGTTAGGTGGAATAAAGCTTTTTGGAGATGGATTCTTTGATTTTTATGACCATTTATCCTCTAACATTATTATGCCTCTTGGAGGATTGCTTATTGCCATTTTTGTAGGATATTTTTCAAAAAAAGAGGACGTGGCGTACGAACTTTCGAATCATGGTACCCTTGAGAACGGTTTTTATGTGCGCTTTTTCTCTTTTGTTATACGCTATGTTTCGCCAGCATTGCTTGTTATCATTTTACTAAATACCATTGGTATCATATCTTTTTAG
- a CDS encoding MotA/TolQ/ExbB proton channel family protein, giving the protein MWIILGLSIVALAIFIERLFFFKRASTDAEALELALSKALFNNDSQQAVEIAKGGKSSLHCLFSAAVTHWQVDTEAFKLLLEQQIRRELFRWMKGLTLLGTISRVAPLLGLLGTVLGMVEIFRSLPTAGQAPMISLAGGIWQALLTTVAGLSVAVPTVLGYTFLVSRIDDQEETLFRGADFLIREKLIETTRSHHAGE; this is encoded by the coding sequence ATGTGGATTATATTGGGGCTTTCAATTGTAGCTCTTGCTATTTTTATCGAGCGACTCTTTTTTTTCAAAAGAGCTTCTACAGATGCCGAAGCGTTAGAATTAGCTCTCAGCAAGGCTCTGTTTAACAATGACTCGCAACAAGCTGTGGAAATAGCAAAAGGTGGAAAATCTTCCCTTCACTGCCTTTTTTCTGCTGCTGTTACCCATTGGCAAGTTGATACGGAAGCTTTTAAACTCTTACTTGAGCAACAGATACGTCGAGAGCTCTTTCGTTGGATGAAAGGGCTCACTCTCCTCGGCACTATTTCCCGCGTTGCTCCTTTATTAGGGCTACTTGGTACCGTTCTTGGCATGGTAGAGATTTTCAGGAGTTTGCCTACCGCAGGGCAAGCACCGATGATCTCTTTAGCTGGTGGCATTTGGCAAGCGCTCCTCACTACCGTTGCTGGCCTCAGCGTGGCTGTTCCAACTGTTCTGGGTTACACATTTCTCGTCTCTCGAATAGACGACCAAGAAGAAACACTTTTTAGGGGTGCCGATTTTCTGATTCGGGAGAAACTTATAGAAACCACGCGCTCCCACCACGCGGGGGAATAA
- a CDS encoding ExbD/TolR family protein, with amino-acid sequence MTFRSTRSRLPEIDITPLIDILFILIIFFVLTTTFGQSQIRVQLPNGQASTVDAALAVYITINSEGTLFWEEGAVSEEDLITLARQAQEAGKTLLIAADRSISYGHVASFLSRLNQNGIQSVGLALQED; translated from the coding sequence GTGACTTTTCGGTCGACTCGCAGCCGTTTGCCTGAAATAGATATCACCCCTCTTATTGATATTCTCTTTATTCTTATTATTTTCTTTGTCCTTACGACAACTTTCGGGCAAAGTCAGATAAGAGTGCAACTTCCAAACGGACAGGCATCTACTGTAGACGCCGCTCTCGCTGTTTACATAACAATAAATTCCGAGGGGACTCTTTTCTGGGAAGAGGGCGCTGTCTCTGAAGAGGATCTCATCACCTTGGCGAGACAGGCGCAGGAGGCAGGGAAAACTCTTTTAATTGCAGCGGACCGTAGCATTTCTTATGGACATGTAGCGTCATTCCTATCTCGTCTCAATCAAAACGGGATCCAGTCTGTAGGGTTAGCCCTTCAGGAGGATTAG
- a CDS encoding energy transducer TonB: MAKRFVPPLLCSLFLHVLLFFCLPKLPPSEPLSSEPLMIVTLVKTTKPGQCSERAEDRSIGAGSQPSKKIEDAHLSSMQTLSPTFLSAPQQQISKIENKKEQQAQQATALRNLEKSTKEKEEEERTITTTTVAHTLSGSDTKGDMNDDAKKEAERTSAGTVEGHGKGEEISADQGLCKKGGVGSGHGELPSVFELSSVTIKKRVHPQYPLISRRKGEEGTVTLLAHVHKGDLITVRIEKSSSYSRLDQAALTAIKQWLFTEDLTGTVRVPVIFSLKD, encoded by the coding sequence ATGGCAAAACGCTTTGTTCCTCCTCTTCTATGTAGCCTCTTCTTACATGTTCTTCTGTTTTTTTGCCTGCCCAAATTGCCACCGAGCGAACCTCTATCCTCAGAGCCGCTTATGATAGTTACGCTTGTCAAAACAACGAAACCGGGGCAATGTTCAGAACGTGCTGAGGATAGATCAATAGGAGCAGGCTCTCAACCTTCAAAAAAGATAGAAGATGCGCATTTATCTTCCATGCAAACGCTATCCCCTACATTTCTGTCTGCACCTCAACAACAAATCTCAAAGATTGAAAACAAGAAAGAGCAACAAGCACAGCAAGCAACAGCCCTTCGCAACCTCGAAAAATCGACAAAAGAAAAAGAGGAGGAGGAAAGAACAATCACTACTACGACTGTTGCCCATACCCTCTCTGGCTCGGACACAAAAGGAGACATGAATGATGATGCAAAGAAGGAGGCAGAGAGAACGTCCGCTGGCACAGTAGAAGGACATGGCAAAGGGGAGGAAATAAGCGCTGACCAAGGGCTCTGCAAAAAAGGTGGGGTTGGCTCTGGACATGGAGAATTGCCCTCCGTCTTCGAGCTTTCATCTGTAACAATAAAAAAGCGCGTACACCCCCAATACCCTCTAATCAGCCGTAGAAAAGGAGAAGAAGGAACTGTAACCCTTCTCGCTCATGTGCATAAAGGAGATCTCATAACAGTACGTATAGAGAAATCCAGCTCCTATTCGCGACTTGATCAGGCCGCATTGACTGCCATTAAACAATGGCTTTTTACTGAAGATTTAACAGGAACTGTGAGAGTCCCCGTCATTTTTTCCCTCAAAGATTAA
- a CDS encoding ABC transporter ATP-binding protein produces MDTVHPPLLTVEDLTIGYPVKKGYSAPVAQHMSFTLWPGEIVCLVGPNGAGKTTLLKTLAGILKPLSGILQIKQHNIKTLSYVQRSALMSFVMAGRPDVQGLTAFELVSLGRYPYTNWRGELEQSDHDIIRASLEQMQAWHLSRRLFSELSDGESQRVLIARALAQTTPILLLDEPTAFLDLPRKVELLSLLRNYAWYEKKGIILSLHDIDLALRFADRLWLLSPEGISFSGVPEDLVLAGAISSVFSTENIHFDIGTGEWKLNGNGKGSSGRFVAVTGTSNELFWTCRALKRKEYTLVPPEKAKVSIFIRSGVDPFWDLSFPEMGERRVSSLAKTLELLDEYFNKVPH; encoded by the coding sequence ATGGATACTGTCCATCCTCCTCTCCTTACTGTGGAAGATCTTACCATTGGTTATCCTGTAAAAAAGGGATATTCCGCACCAGTTGCTCAACATATGTCTTTTACTCTGTGGCCTGGGGAGATCGTTTGTTTAGTAGGCCCTAATGGTGCAGGAAAAACTACACTCTTGAAAACACTTGCAGGAATTCTTAAACCTCTGTCTGGGATTTTGCAGATAAAGCAGCACAACATAAAGACCCTTTCTTACGTGCAGCGATCAGCCTTAATGAGTTTTGTAATGGCTGGCCGTCCAGATGTTCAGGGACTCACCGCTTTTGAGCTTGTCTCACTGGGACGCTATCCTTATACAAATTGGCGTGGTGAATTGGAGCAGAGTGATCACGACATTATACGTGCATCTTTGGAGCAGATGCAGGCATGGCATCTTTCTCGCCGACTCTTTTCCGAATTGAGCGATGGAGAAAGCCAGCGGGTCCTTATTGCTAGAGCTTTGGCTCAGACAACACCTATTCTTTTGCTTGATGAACCGACGGCTTTTTTAGATTTGCCTCGCAAAGTGGAGCTCTTATCTCTTTTGCGAAACTATGCCTGGTATGAGAAGAAAGGGATCATTTTGTCCCTTCATGACATAGACTTAGCCTTACGTTTTGCCGATCGTCTTTGGTTATTATCCCCAGAAGGAATTTCTTTCTCAGGTGTTCCTGAGGATTTGGTTCTTGCGGGAGCAATTTCTTCTGTCTTTTCAACAGAGAATATTCATTTTGATATAGGAACGGGGGAATGGAAGTTAAACGGAAACGGAAAGGGAAGTTCTGGGCGTTTTGTTGCTGTAACAGGTACGTCTAATGAACTTTTTTGGACTTGCCGAGCATTGAAGAGAAAAGAATATACGTTAGTTCCTCCTGAAAAAGCGAAAGTTTCTATCTTTATACGTAGCGGGGTAGATCCTTTTTGGGATCTTTCTTTCCCCGAGATGGGGGAGAGAAGGGTCTCCTCCCTTGCGAAAACCTTAGAGCTTTTAGATGAATATTTTAATAAAGTTCCCCATTAA
- a CDS encoding iron ABC transporter permease encodes MKYRQMFLFVALLGIGVILVALTLSLGSVSIPFSALLQSLLGSERVSEEWRVIVMELRFPRALTAFFAGGALSVSGLGMQTLFQNPLAGPFILGINGGASLGVAMATLIAGSLANVGLAGAAWLGSCLIMMAMLAVAGKIKDNTTLLILGLMFGYAVSALVSVLIHFSTPERIQQFVAWSFGSFSSVSWGQLSLLVPASILGSGAAFIMAKPLNALLLGESYASTMGVPVKRVRILLIALTSFLAGSVTAFCGPIAFLGVAVPHLCRGAFKSADHRFLVPACALVGGNLALCADFIAHVPGSSIVLPLNAVTSLIGAPVVVWVVFRSRRKEEM; translated from the coding sequence ATGAAATATCGCCAGATGTTTCTTTTTGTGGCGCTCCTTGGGATCGGTGTAATTTTGGTAGCTCTTACCCTTTCTTTAGGATCTGTTTCTATCCCCTTTTCGGCTCTTTTACAAAGTCTTTTAGGGAGTGAAAGGGTCTCTGAGGAGTGGCGAGTAATAGTTATGGAATTAAGATTTCCTCGGGCCCTTACTGCATTTTTTGCTGGAGGAGCTCTCTCTGTGTCAGGTTTAGGGATGCAAACCCTTTTTCAAAATCCTTTAGCCGGTCCCTTTATCCTTGGTATTAACGGCGGAGCGAGTCTGGGTGTAGCAATGGCCACTTTAATAGCTGGGTCTTTGGCTAATGTAGGACTTGCTGGTGCGGCGTGGTTGGGTAGCTGTCTTATTATGATGGCCATGTTGGCTGTAGCAGGTAAAATTAAGGATAATACTACTCTTCTTATTTTAGGTCTCATGTTTGGATATGCAGTGAGTGCTTTGGTGAGCGTCTTAATTCATTTCAGTACTCCAGAACGTATTCAACAATTTGTAGCGTGGAGTTTTGGAAGTTTTTCCTCTGTGTCCTGGGGGCAGCTTTCTTTGTTAGTACCTGCTTCTATTCTTGGTTCTGGCGCAGCTTTTATTATGGCAAAACCTCTCAACGCTCTACTCTTGGGAGAGTCATACGCATCTACCATGGGAGTCCCTGTAAAGAGGGTTCGTATCCTCCTCATAGCCCTAACGTCTTTCTTGGCGGGAAGTGTCACAGCTTTTTGCGGTCCAATTGCTTTTCTGGGGGTAGCAGTTCCTCATCTATGTCGGGGCGCATTTAAGAGCGCCGACCATCGTTTTTTAGTACCAGCTTGTGCGTTAGTCGGTGGGAATCTTGCTCTTTGCGCTGATTTTATAGCCCATGTCCCTGGTAGCTCTATCGTTCTACCTCTTAATGCTGTTACATCTCTTATAGGAGCTCCTGTTGTGGTATGGGTTGTCTTTCGGAGTAGAAGGAAGGAGGAGATGTAG